One Acanthochromis polyacanthus isolate Apoly-LR-REF ecotype Palm Island chromosome 6, KAUST_Apoly_ChrSc, whole genome shotgun sequence DNA segment encodes these proteins:
- the LOC110946414 gene encoding DNA (cytosine-5)-methyltransferase 3C-like, with amino-acid sequence MAASCRLRTEKLFVVLNCPQTFKMANTEIVTPDPSNDKSSRFFLVSWTNSLLKTKFRNVRQMGSGACHCQIMDCVVPGSVDMTKVKFDAQSEDDYRHNFSLLHDAFSSNGITKTLPVEELIKGDFRSSFEVLKWFKCFYTENVKSTEYDPVKARNSHDITPILKPPQSDQNGRSLTVKQCEVRLKKINQPTNGDDGTPGENGAIWKEGTVRGGYGWENSLRQKPQARTVFQAGDSNRCKPVDKDRINGRESQDEVLDETSPSSKPTPTRGRRKPAYQDGKGFLAGELIWGKVQGFSWWPGLVMPWKTKCAPPGIRRVEWFGDGMFSEVYTEGLLPFSAFTKCFCKNSFASLPTYKEAIYQIIELAGERCGKPFVEAKGDKEKELKLMLDWAVEGFLPTGPEGFLPADSSAQVDSSDSALSDYQPPAKRKSLIKHKSNAPGIIDIRESIIEKLKVKGNTIEDFCLSCGSSEIAVQHPLFEGGLCLKCKANFSETLYRYDDDGYQSYCTVCCAGLEVVLCGNASCCRCFCKDCLDILVGPGTFDKLKVIDPWSCYMCKPSQCDGNFKLRPDWSVRVQDFFANNSAMEFEPHRVYPSIPADLRKPIKVLSLFDGIATGYLVLKDLGFKIERYIAAEICDDSIAVGMVKHEGKIEYVNDVRTITRKHLAEWGPFDLLIGGSPCNDLSMVNPLRKGLFEGTGRLFFEFYRILTLLKPKEDDNRPFFWLFENVVFMSAHDKSDICRFLECNPILIDAVKVSPAHRARYFWGNLPGMNRALAASQDDKVCLQDCLENGRQAKFDKVRTITTKSNSIRQGKTGSLPVTMNGEEDYLWCTELEQIFGFPKHYTDVNNMGRMQRQKVLGRSWSVPVIRHLFAPLKDYFECQ; translated from the exons ATGGCGGCCTCCTGCAGGTTGAGAACCGAGAAGTTATTCGTTGTTTTAAATTG TCCTCAGACCTTCAAGATGGCAAATACAGAGATCGTGACTCCAGACCCCTCCAATGATAAATCCAGCCGTTTTTTTTTGGTGTCCTGGACCAACAGCCTCCTAAAGACAAAGTTCAGAAATGTACGGCAGATGGGTTCAG GTGCATGTCACTGTCAGATCATGGACTGTGTTGTTCCTGGATCTGTTGACATGACCAAGGTAAAGTTTGATGCACAAAGTGAGGACGACTATAGGCACAACTTCAGTCTCCTCCATGATGCCTTCAGCAGTAATGGTATTACAAAG ACCTTACCAGTTGAGGAGCTTATAAAAGGGGATTTCAGAAGCAGCTTTGAGGTCCTGAAGTGGTTCAAGTGTTTCtacacagaaaatgtgaaaagtaCTGAATATGACCCAGTGAAAGCGCGGAACAGCCATGATATTACCCCCATTCTGAAACCTCCTCAGTCAG ATCAGAATGGCCGCAGTTTGACAGTGAAACAGTGTGAAGTTCGTCTTAAAAAGATAAATC AACCAACAAATGGAGATGACGGTACTCCTGGAGAGAATGGGGCTATTTGGAAAGAG GGGACCGTTAGGGGAGGTTATGGATGGGAGAACAGCTTGCGCCAGAAGCCACAGGCCCGTACAGTGTTTCAGGCTGGCGATAGCAACCGGTGCAAACCCGTAGATAAGGACCGCATAAATGGTCGGGAGTCCCAAGATGAGGTG TTGGATGAAACGTCGCCATCGAGTAAACCCACACCGACCAGAGGACGACGGAAGCCTGCCTACCAG GATGGTAAAGGATTTCTGGCCGGAGAGCTGATATGGGGGAAAGTGCAGGGGTTTTCCTGGTGGCCTGGGTTGGTGATGCCTTGGAAAACCAAGTGTGCTCCTCCGGGTATACGGAGGGTGGAATGGTTTGGAGATGGGATGTTCTCAGAG GTCTATACTGAAGGTCTTCTGCCATTTAGTGCCTTCACTAAGTGCTTCTGCAAAAACTCCTTTGCCAGCTTGCCTACCTACAAGGAAGCCATCTACCAAATCATTGAG TTGGCAGGTGAGCGGTGTGGAAAGCCTTTTGTCGAGGCAAAAGGTGATAAAGAAAAAGAGCTGAAGCTGATGCTGGACTGGGCTGTTGAGGGATTTCTGCCTACAGGGCCTGAGGGATTTTTACCTGCTG aTTCTTCTGCGCAAGTTGATTCATCTGACTCGGCCCTGTCCGACTACCAGCCCCCAGCAAAACGAAAGTCTCTTATTAAACATAAATCAAATGCACCCGGCATCATCGATATCAGag AATCAATAATAGAAAAGCTCAAAGTGAAAGGCAACACAATTGAAG atttttgtttgtcttgtggATCGTCTGAGATTGCAGTGCAGCACCCGTTATTTGAAGGTGGTCTCTGTCTAAAATGCAAG GCGAACTTCTCAGAGACACTGTATCGCTACGATGATGACGGCTACCAGTCGTATTGCACTGTGTGCTGTGCAGGGTTGGAGGTCGTCCTGTGTGGCAACGccagctgctgcag ATGTTTCTGTAAGGACTGTCTGGACATCCTGGTTGGGCCGGGAACCTTTGACAAGCTTAAAGTTATTGATCCGTGGAGCTGCTACATGTGCAAACCGTCACAGTGTGATGGAAACTTCAAACTAAGACCAGACTGGAGCGTTAGAGTTCAAGATTTCTTTGCCAACAACAGCgccatggagttt gaGCCTCACAGAGTTTACCCCTCCATCCCTGCTGATCTACGCAAACCGATCAAGGTGCTGTCACTTTTCGATGGCATTGCAACAG GATACTTGGTGCTCAAAGACCTGGGCTTCAAGATCGAGCGATACATTGCTGCAGAGATCTGTGACGATTCGATCGCTGTGGGGATGGTCAAACACGAGGGCAAGATTGAGTATGTCAACGATGTTCGCACCATTACAAGAAAACAT CTGGCTGAATGGGGTCCATTTGATCTTCTGATTGGAGGCAGTCCATGTAACGACCTGTCCATGGTCAACCCTCTTCGAAAAGGATTATTTG AGGGCACTGGGAGGCTCTTTTTTGAGTTTTACCGCATACTGACCTTGCTGAAGCCGAAGGAAGATGACAACCGTCcgtttttctggttgtttgaGAACGTGGTTTTCATGAGCGCCCATGACAAGTCAGATATTTGCAGATTCCTTGAG tgtaatcCAATTCTTATTGACGCAGTGAAAGTCAGTCCTGCTCACAGAGCACGTTACTTTTGGGGAAACCTACCTGGCATGAACAG AGCTCTCGCTGCATCTCAAGATGACAAAGTGTGTCTTCAGGATTGTTTGGAAAATGGTCGTCAGGCAAAG TTTGACAAAGTCCGCACTATCACCACAAAGTCCAACTCCATAAGGCAGGGGAAAACCGGGTCACTACCTGTCACCATGAATGGCGAGGAGGACTACCTGTGGTGCACTGAATTGGAACA GATCTTCGGCTTCCCCAAACATTACACAGATGTGAACAACATGGGCCGGATGCAAAGACAGAAGGTCCTGGGTCGCTCCTGGAGTGTCCCTGTAATCCGTCACCTCTTCGCCCCACTGAAGGATTACTTTGAATGTCAATAA